The nucleotide sequence AGGACACTCTCTTCCAAAATTTGCACATGAAATACAAAAAGAGATTGGATATATGCCTCAAAAGTTTGGTTTATATGAAGATTTAAGTGTGCATGAAAATCTTAATTTATATGCAAAATTACAAGAGATTCCAAAAAATGAAATATCTAAAAGAATAGAAGAACTTCTAAAATTTACTAATTTAACAGACTTTTCCTCTTTTTTAGCAAAAAATCTATCTGGAGGAATGAAGCAAAAACTAGGTTTAGCTTGTGCACTTATAAAAAAACCAAAATTACTGCTACTTGATGAACCAGGAGTTGGTGTTGATCCTATTTCAAGAAGAGAGTTATGGCAAATTGTACAACAATTAATAGAAGATAACGTAGGTGTAATATGGAGTACAGCATATTTAGATGAAGCACAGCTTTGTGATGAAGTGATTTTATTAAATCAAGGCACAGTTCTTTTCAATGGAAAACCTGATGATTTAAAAAAAACAATGAATAATAAAGTCTTTAAATTAGTAGGCTCATTTAAAAATAAAAGAGAGACATTAAGACTTGCACTAAAAAGTGATAAAGTGAAAGATGGGGTGATATTGGGTGATAGCATAAAGCTAGTATGTGATGATGAAAGCTTTTTACCTAATTTAAAAGACATAGATGCAATAAATTGTAAGTATGAAAAAATAGAACCTAATTTTGAAGATGGTTTTATGAATATTTTAAATGGGAATTTCAATTCAGATTCCCCTTTGTCTAAAGAACTTAAAACTTTAGAAAAGATTGATGGAAGTTTAATTGAAGCCATTTCTTTAACTAAAAAATTTGGAAATTTTGTTGCTACAAATAATGTTAATTTTCAAATAAAACAAGGTGAAATATTTGGTTTTTTAGGACCAAATGGTGCAGGAAAATCAACCACTTTTAAGATGTTATGTGGACTATTACATCCAACAAGTGGTGAAGCAAAAGTTCTTGGTTTAAGTTTAGAAAAAAGTTCATATTTAGCAAGAAAAAAAATAGGTTATATGTCTCAAAAATTTGCTTTATATGGAGATATCTCTGTAATAGAAAATATGAGATTTTTTGCAGGAATATATGGTTTAAAGGGAAAAGGAAAAAATACAAAAATACAAAGTATGATAAAGATTTTTGAACTTGAAAAATATTTAAAATATCCAGCAAAAGATTTGCCACTTGGATTTAAACAAAGACTTGCACTATCTTGCGCAGTTATGCATAATCCTTCTGTTTTATTTTTAGATGAGCCAACATCAGGAATTGATCCAATTACAAGAAGAGA is from Arcobacter sp. CECT 8986 and encodes:
- a CDS encoding ATP-binding cassette domain-containing protein → MSLVKIDNLSKAFDNNLALKNININIKEKKVTGLVGPDGAGKTTLIRLMIGLLDKTSGEITVLGHSLPKFAHEIQKEIGYMPQKFGLYEDLSVHENLNLYAKLQEIPKNEISKRIEELLKFTNLTDFSSFLAKNLSGGMKQKLGLACALIKKPKLLLLDEPGVGVDPISRRELWQIVQQLIEDNVGVIWSTAYLDEAQLCDEVILLNQGTVLFNGKPDDLKKTMNNKVFKLVGSFKNKRETLRLALKSDKVKDGVILGDSIKLVCDDESFLPNLKDIDAINCKYEKIEPNFEDGFMNILNGNFNSDSPLSKELKTLEKIDGSLIEAISLTKKFGNFVATNNVNFQIKQGEIFGFLGPNGAGKSTTFKMLCGLLHPTSGEAKVLGLSLEKSSYLARKKIGYMSQKFALYGDISVIENMRFFAGIYGLKGKGKNTKIQSMIKIFELEKYLKYPAKDLPLGFKQRLALSCAVMHNPSVLFLDEPTSGIDPITRREFWNHIYAMVKKGMTIMVTTHFMDEAEYCDRIALIYKGKAIALDTPHNLIAKVGENATMEDAFIEIIKRNEDA